From a region of the Microterricola gilva genome:
- the nrdF gene encoding class 1b ribonucleoside-diphosphate reductase subunit beta: protein MTLTDQVNSAQNDPAHQGKIKLVSHVNAINWNKIQDEKDVEVWNRLVNNFWLPEKVPLSNDIQSWATLTPEEQLMTMRVFTGLTLLDTIQGTVGAVSLIPDAITPHEEAVYTNIAFMESVHAKSYSSIFSTLCSTKEIDEAFRWSTENQNLQKKAAIIMDYYQGDDPLKRKVASTLLESFLFYSGFYLPMYWSSRAKLTNTADLIRLIIRDEAVHGYYIGYKFQKGLENETEERRQELKDYTFNLMYELYENEVQYTQDLYDGVGLTEDVKKFLHYNANKALMNLGYEPMFPKTVTDVNPAILSALSPNADENHDFFSGSGSSYVIGKAVVTEDEDWDF from the coding sequence ATGACTCTCACCGACCAGGTCAACTCGGCCCAGAACGATCCCGCCCACCAGGGCAAGATCAAGCTGGTCAGCCACGTCAATGCCATCAACTGGAACAAGATCCAGGATGAGAAGGACGTCGAGGTCTGGAACCGCCTCGTCAACAACTTCTGGCTGCCGGAGAAGGTGCCGCTGTCCAACGACATCCAGTCGTGGGCGACGCTCACCCCCGAGGAACAGCTGATGACGATGCGCGTGTTCACGGGTCTGACCCTGCTCGACACGATCCAGGGCACCGTCGGCGCCGTGTCGTTGATCCCGGATGCCATCACTCCCCACGAGGAGGCCGTCTACACGAACATCGCGTTCATGGAGTCGGTGCACGCCAAGAGCTACTCCTCGATTTTCTCGACGCTGTGCTCCACCAAGGAGATCGACGAGGCGTTCCGCTGGTCCACCGAGAATCAGAACCTTCAGAAGAAGGCCGCGATCATCATGGACTACTACCAGGGCGACGACCCCCTGAAGCGCAAGGTGGCCTCCACCCTGCTCGAGTCGTTCCTGTTCTACTCCGGCTTCTACCTGCCGATGTACTGGTCCAGCCGCGCCAAGCTCACCAACACGGCCGACCTCATCCGCCTCATCATCCGCGACGAGGCCGTGCACGGTTACTACATCGGCTACAAGTTCCAGAAGGGTCTCGAGAACGAGACCGAGGAGCGCCGCCAGGAGCTGAAGGACTACACCTTCAACCTCATGTACGAGCTCTACGAGAACGAGGTGCAGTACACGCAGGACCTCTACGACGGAGTCGGCCTCACCGAGGACGTCAAGAAGTTCCTGCATTACAACGCCAACAAGGCGCTGATGAACCTCGGCTACGAGCCGATGTTCCCGAAGACGGTCACCGACGTAAACCCGGCCATCCTCTCGGCGCTCTCCCCGAACGCCGACGAGAACCACGACTTCTTCTCGGGCTCCGGCTCGAGCTACGTCATCGGCAAGGCCGTTGTCACGGAAGACGAGGACTGGGACTTCTAG
- the nrdE gene encoding class 1b ribonucleoside-diphosphate reductase subunit alpha, with protein sequence MEAPRTGMDYHSLNAMLNLYGPNGEIQFDKDREAAREYFLQHVNQNTVFFHSLKERLDYLVEKEYYEKDVLDAYSFEFITTLNDLAYSKKFRFDTFLGAFKYYTSYTLKTFDGKRYLERFEDRVVMTALGLAAGDEKLAVNLVEEILAGRFQPATPTFLNSGKAQRGELVSCFLLRIEDNMESISRGINSSLQLSKRGGGVALLLSNIREAGAPIKQIENQSSGIIPVMKLLEDSFSYANQLGARQGAGAVYLQAHHPDIMRFLDTKRENADEKVRIKTLSLGVVVPDITFELAKNDEDMYLFSPYDVERVYGVPFADISVSEKYREMVDNPAIKKSKIKAREFFQTLAEIQFESGYPYIMYEDTVNAANPIKGRINMSNLCSEILQVNTPTTYNEDLSYDKIGKDISCNLGSLNIALAMDSPDFAKTIDTAIRGLTSVSNQSHISSVRSIEDGNDKSHAIGLGQMNLHGYLARERIYYGSEEGIDFTNIYFYTVLFNALKSSNAIAIERGETFDGFEDSKYASGEFFDKYTDAAWVPATERVAELFANSAVEIPTQEDWLELKASIQKHGIYNQNLQAVPPTGSISYINNSTASIHPIASKIEIRKEGKLGRVYFPAPFMTNDNLDYYQDAYEIGAEKVIDTYAAATQHVDQGLSLTLFFKDTATTRDINKTQIYAWRKGIKTIYYIRLRQMALEGTEVEGCVSCAL encoded by the coding sequence ATGGAAGCACCCCGCACGGGCATGGATTATCACTCGCTCAACGCGATGCTGAACCTCTACGGCCCGAACGGCGAGATCCAGTTCGACAAGGACCGTGAGGCGGCGCGCGAGTACTTCCTGCAGCACGTCAACCAGAACACGGTCTTCTTCCACTCGCTCAAGGAGCGCCTCGACTACCTGGTCGAGAAGGAGTACTACGAGAAGGACGTGCTCGACGCGTACTCCTTCGAGTTCATCACCACGCTCAATGACCTCGCCTACTCGAAGAAGTTCCGCTTCGACACGTTCCTCGGCGCGTTCAAGTACTACACCAGCTACACGCTGAAGACCTTCGACGGCAAGCGCTACCTCGAGCGTTTCGAAGACCGCGTCGTGATGACGGCGCTCGGTCTGGCCGCCGGCGACGAGAAGCTCGCCGTCAACCTCGTCGAGGAGATCCTCGCTGGCCGCTTCCAGCCGGCCACCCCCACCTTCCTCAACTCGGGCAAGGCCCAGCGCGGCGAGCTCGTCTCCTGCTTCCTGCTGCGCATCGAAGACAACATGGAGTCGATCTCGCGCGGCATCAACTCCTCGCTGCAGCTCTCCAAGCGCGGCGGCGGCGTGGCCCTGCTGCTCTCCAACATTCGCGAGGCCGGCGCCCCGATCAAGCAGATCGAGAACCAGTCCTCCGGCATCATCCCTGTCATGAAGCTGCTCGAAGACAGCTTCAGCTACGCCAACCAGCTCGGTGCCCGCCAGGGTGCCGGTGCCGTCTACCTGCAGGCGCACCACCCCGACATCATGCGCTTCCTCGACACCAAGCGTGAGAACGCCGACGAGAAGGTGCGCATCAAGACCCTCTCGCTCGGTGTCGTCGTTCCAGACATCACCTTCGAGCTGGCCAAGAACGACGAGGACATGTACCTCTTCTCCCCGTACGACGTCGAGCGCGTCTACGGTGTGCCGTTCGCCGACATCTCCGTCAGCGAGAAGTACCGCGAGATGGTTGACAACCCCGCCATCAAGAAGTCCAAGATCAAGGCCCGCGAGTTCTTCCAGACCCTCGCCGAGATCCAGTTCGAGTCCGGCTACCCGTACATCATGTACGAGGACACCGTGAACGCTGCGAACCCCATCAAGGGCCGCATCAACATGTCGAACCTCTGCTCCGAGATCCTCCAGGTCAACACGCCGACGACGTACAACGAGGACCTCTCGTACGACAAGATCGGCAAGGACATCAGCTGCAACCTCGGTTCGCTGAACATCGCCCTCGCCATGGACTCGCCCGACTTCGCCAAGACGATCGACACCGCCATCCGCGGCCTCACCTCGGTCTCGAACCAGAGCCACATCAGCTCGGTGCGCTCGATCGAGGACGGCAACGACAAGTCGCACGCCATCGGCCTCGGCCAGATGAACCTGCACGGCTACCTCGCCCGTGAGCGCATCTACTACGGCAGCGAGGAGGGCATCGACTTCACGAACATCTACTTCTACACGGTGCTGTTCAACGCCCTGAAGTCCTCCAACGCCATCGCGATCGAGCGCGGCGAGACCTTCGACGGCTTCGAGGACTCCAAGTACGCGAGCGGTGAGTTCTTCGACAAGTACACGGATGCCGCCTGGGTGCCCGCCACGGAGCGTGTCGCAGAGCTGTTCGCCAACTCGGCGGTCGAGATCCCGACGCAGGAAGACTGGCTGGAGCTCAAGGCCTCCATCCAGAAGCACGGCATCTACAACCAGAACCTGCAGGCCGTGCCGCCGACCGGCTCGATCAGCTACATCAACAACTCGACGGCATCCATCCACCCGATCGCCTCGAAGATCGAGATCCGCAAGGAAGGCAAGCTCGGCCGCGTCTACTTCCCGGCGCCGTTCATGACGAACGACAACCTGGACTACTACCAGGACGCCTACGAGATCGGTGCCGAAAAGGTTATCGACACGTACGCCGCGGCGACGCAGCACGTGGACCAGGGCCTCTCGCTGACGCTGTTCTTCAAGGACACCGCCACCACGCGCGACATCAACAAGACGCAGATCTACGCGTGGCGCAAGGGCATCAAGACGATCTACTACATCCGTCTGCGCCAGATGGCGCTCGAGGGCACCGAGGTCGAGGGCTGCGTCAGCTGCGCGCTGTAA